The Halobacillus amylolyticus nucleotide sequence CCCCTCTATGATTTCTTCGTTTGTCTTTTTTGCTCTTCTTTACGGTTGAAGATTTTCTGGGCCTCTTGAATTTCGTGCTTAATCTTTGACATTTCCTCATCTAGTAAAAAGGCAGCCTCTGCTGCACGCTTTAAACGTGCCTTTATATCAGACGGAATTTTTCCTGCGTATTTATAATTAAGAGAATGCTCATTTGTCGCCCAAAAATTCATCGCCAATGTGCGGATTTGGATTTCAGCTAACACTTTTTTCTCCCCATGAATTGTTTCAACAGGGTATTTAATAATCACATGATAGGATCGATAACCGCTGTCTTTTTTCTCACTAATATAGTCCTTCTCTTCAACGATATCGAAATCCTTACGATTGGTTAGCATATGAACAACAGAATAAATATCGTCTACAAATTGGCAAACGACTCTTACTCCGGCAATATCTTGCAACTCTTCTTCCATGTCTTCAGGGTTAATACCTCTTCGGCGAGTTTTTTCAATAATACTTGTCTTCGGCTTTACTCTTCCTGTGACAAATTCAATAGGAGATTGCTCGCGCTCATATTCAAATTGTTGCCTCATACCTTTTAATTTAACCTTAAGTTCGTCAACTACTTGCGTATAAGGTGCTATAAAAATATCCCAATTCATTCGAAGAGAACCACCTTTATGTATCAATCTGTATAA carries:
- a CDS encoding GTP pyrophosphokinase; the encoded protein is MNWDIFIAPYTQVVDELKVKLKGMRQQFEYEREQSPIEFVTGRVKPKTSIIEKTRRRGINPEDMEEELQDIAGVRVVCQFVDDIYSVVHMLTNRKDFDIVEEKDYISEKKDSGYRSYHVIIKYPVETIHGEKKVLAEIQIRTLAMNFWATNEHSLNYKYAGKIPSDIKARLKRAAEAAFLLDEEMSKIKHEIQEAQKIFNRKEEQKRQTKKS